In the Mastacembelus armatus chromosome 17, fMasArm1.2, whole genome shotgun sequence genome, one interval contains:
- the LOC113134455 gene encoding endophilin-A2-like isoform X1, with the protein MSVAGFKKQFYKASQLMSEKVGGAEGTKLDEDFKDLERRADVTSKAVVEVINKTSEYLQPNPASRAKLSMLNTVSKIRGQVKSPGYPQPEGLLGECMTKYGRDMGEDTNFGGALIDVGESMKRMAEVKDSLDIDVKQNFIDPLQAVAEKDIKDIQHHLKKLEGRRLDYDYKKKRQGKIHDEEIRQALEKFHESKEMAESSMYNLLETDVEQVSELSSFVESLLQYHRQASQILEELSSKLRERVNDAQNRPRREYTPKPRQTFEYEETEQSNGGYSPAAASPPAYSPGQYQGPSFQRSSIKHRPSDPCCKALYDFDPENDGELGFHEGDIITLVSRIDENWFQGTLHGKSGYFPNNYVEVVVPLPH; encoded by the exons ATGTCTGTCGCAGGATTTAAGAAGCAGTTTTACAAAGCAAGCCAG TTGATGAGTGAGAAAGTTGGAGGTGCAGAAGGAACCAAGCTGGATGAAGACTTCAAGGACCTTGAAAGG AGAGCAGATGTTACCAGCAAAGCAGTGGTGGAAGTCatcaataaaacatcagaaTACCTCCAGCCCAACCCAGCATCAAGAGCTAAACTTTCCATGCTCAACACTGTGTCCAAAATCCGTGGACAGGTGAAGAGTCCAGGCTACCCCCAACCCGAGGGCCTTCTGGGAGAATGCATGACTAAGTATGGACGAGATATGGGCGAGGACACTAACTTTG GCGGAGCTCTAATAGACGTAGGAGAGTCAATGAAGAGGATGGCCGAGGTCAAGGACTCCCTGGATATTGACGTGAAGCAGAACTTTATTGACCCACTGCAAGCAGTTGCCGAGAAGGATATCAAAGACATTCAG CACCACTTGAAGAAATTAGAGGGCCGTCGTCTAGACTATGATTATAAAAAGAAACGTCAAGGTAAAATCCATGATGAAGAGATCAGGCAGGCCCTGGAGAAGTTCCACGAGTCTAAGGAGATGGCTGAATCCTCTATGTACAATCTGCTGGAAACAGAT gtgGAGCAGGTGAGTGAGCTGTCTTCCTTTGTGGAGTCTCTGCTGCAGTACCACAGACAGGCCTCACAGATCCTGGAGGAGCTTTCTAGCAAACTGAGAGAAAG agtGAATGATGCTCAGAATCGTCCGAGACGTGAATACACACCAAAACCAAGGCAAACCTTTGAGTATGAAGAGACGGAACAGTCCAATGGAGGATACTCCCCAGCTGCAGCAAGCCCTCCAGCTTACTCTCCAG GCCAGTATCAAGGTCCATCCTTCCAAAGAAGTTCCATCAAGCACAGACCCT CTGATCCATGCTGTAAAGCTCTGTATGACTTTGACCCAGAGAATGATGGAGAACTGGGTTTCCACGAGGGTGACATCATCACCTTGGTCAGTCGAATTGATGAGAACTGGTTCCAGGGAACACTTCACGGAAAATCAGGATACTTTCCCAACAACTATGTTGAAGTGGTGGTGCCTCTGCCACATTGA
- the LOC113134455 gene encoding endophilin-A2-like isoform X3 yields MSVAGFKKQFYKASQLMSEKVGGAEGTKLDEDFKDLERRADVTSKAVVEVINKTSEYLQPNPASRAKLSMLNTVSKIRGQVKSPGYPQPEGLLGECMTKYGRDMGEDTNFGGALIDVGESMKRMAEVKDSLDIDVKQNFIDPLQAVAEKDIKDIQHHLKKLEGRRLDYDYKKKRQGKIHDEEIRQALEKFHESKEMAESSMYNLLETDVEQVSELSSFVESLLQYHRQASQILEELSSKLRERVNDAQNRPRREYTPKPRQTFEYEETEQSNGGYSPAAASPPAYSPADPCCKALYDFDPENDGELGFHEGDIITLVSRIDENWFQGTLHGKSGYFPNNYVEVVVPLPH; encoded by the exons ATGTCTGTCGCAGGATTTAAGAAGCAGTTTTACAAAGCAAGCCAG TTGATGAGTGAGAAAGTTGGAGGTGCAGAAGGAACCAAGCTGGATGAAGACTTCAAGGACCTTGAAAGG AGAGCAGATGTTACCAGCAAAGCAGTGGTGGAAGTCatcaataaaacatcagaaTACCTCCAGCCCAACCCAGCATCAAGAGCTAAACTTTCCATGCTCAACACTGTGTCCAAAATCCGTGGACAGGTGAAGAGTCCAGGCTACCCCCAACCCGAGGGCCTTCTGGGAGAATGCATGACTAAGTATGGACGAGATATGGGCGAGGACACTAACTTTG GCGGAGCTCTAATAGACGTAGGAGAGTCAATGAAGAGGATGGCCGAGGTCAAGGACTCCCTGGATATTGACGTGAAGCAGAACTTTATTGACCCACTGCAAGCAGTTGCCGAGAAGGATATCAAAGACATTCAG CACCACTTGAAGAAATTAGAGGGCCGTCGTCTAGACTATGATTATAAAAAGAAACGTCAAGGTAAAATCCATGATGAAGAGATCAGGCAGGCCCTGGAGAAGTTCCACGAGTCTAAGGAGATGGCTGAATCCTCTATGTACAATCTGCTGGAAACAGAT gtgGAGCAGGTGAGTGAGCTGTCTTCCTTTGTGGAGTCTCTGCTGCAGTACCACAGACAGGCCTCACAGATCCTGGAGGAGCTTTCTAGCAAACTGAGAGAAAG agtGAATGATGCTCAGAATCGTCCGAGACGTGAATACACACCAAAACCAAGGCAAACCTTTGAGTATGAAGAGACGGAACAGTCCAATGGAGGATACTCCCCAGCTGCAGCAAGCCCTCCAGCTTACTCTCCAG CTGATCCATGCTGTAAAGCTCTGTATGACTTTGACCCAGAGAATGATGGAGAACTGGGTTTCCACGAGGGTGACATCATCACCTTGGTCAGTCGAATTGATGAGAACTGGTTCCAGGGAACACTTCACGGAAAATCAGGATACTTTCCCAACAACTATGTTGAAGTGGTGGTGCCTCTGCCACATTGA
- the LOC113134455 gene encoding endophilin-A2-like isoform X2 has protein sequence MSEKVGGAEGTKLDEDFKDLERRADVTSKAVVEVINKTSEYLQPNPASRAKLSMLNTVSKIRGQVKSPGYPQPEGLLGECMTKYGRDMGEDTNFGGALIDVGESMKRMAEVKDSLDIDVKQNFIDPLQAVAEKDIKDIQHHLKKLEGRRLDYDYKKKRQGKIHDEEIRQALEKFHESKEMAESSMYNLLETDVEQVSELSSFVESLLQYHRQASQILEELSSKLRERVNDAQNRPRREYTPKPRQTFEYEETEQSNGGYSPAAASPPAYSPGQYQGPSFQRSSIKHRPSDPCCKALYDFDPENDGELGFHEGDIITLVSRIDENWFQGTLHGKSGYFPNNYVEVVVPLPH, from the exons ATGAGTGAGAAAGTTGGAGGTGCAGAAGGAACCAAGCTGGATGAAGACTTCAAGGACCTTGAAAGG AGAGCAGATGTTACCAGCAAAGCAGTGGTGGAAGTCatcaataaaacatcagaaTACCTCCAGCCCAACCCAGCATCAAGAGCTAAACTTTCCATGCTCAACACTGTGTCCAAAATCCGTGGACAGGTGAAGAGTCCAGGCTACCCCCAACCCGAGGGCCTTCTGGGAGAATGCATGACTAAGTATGGACGAGATATGGGCGAGGACACTAACTTTG GCGGAGCTCTAATAGACGTAGGAGAGTCAATGAAGAGGATGGCCGAGGTCAAGGACTCCCTGGATATTGACGTGAAGCAGAACTTTATTGACCCACTGCAAGCAGTTGCCGAGAAGGATATCAAAGACATTCAG CACCACTTGAAGAAATTAGAGGGCCGTCGTCTAGACTATGATTATAAAAAGAAACGTCAAGGTAAAATCCATGATGAAGAGATCAGGCAGGCCCTGGAGAAGTTCCACGAGTCTAAGGAGATGGCTGAATCCTCTATGTACAATCTGCTGGAAACAGAT gtgGAGCAGGTGAGTGAGCTGTCTTCCTTTGTGGAGTCTCTGCTGCAGTACCACAGACAGGCCTCACAGATCCTGGAGGAGCTTTCTAGCAAACTGAGAGAAAG agtGAATGATGCTCAGAATCGTCCGAGACGTGAATACACACCAAAACCAAGGCAAACCTTTGAGTATGAAGAGACGGAACAGTCCAATGGAGGATACTCCCCAGCTGCAGCAAGCCCTCCAGCTTACTCTCCAG GCCAGTATCAAGGTCCATCCTTCCAAAGAAGTTCCATCAAGCACAGACCCT CTGATCCATGCTGTAAAGCTCTGTATGACTTTGACCCAGAGAATGATGGAGAACTGGGTTTCCACGAGGGTGACATCATCACCTTGGTCAGTCGAATTGATGAGAACTGGTTCCAGGGAACACTTCACGGAAAATCAGGATACTTTCCCAACAACTATGTTGAAGTGGTGGTGCCTCTGCCACATTGA
- the stap2a gene encoding signal-transducing adaptor protein 2a: MAAAPVRQRSGPGGSRAQLPPCYYEGYLEKRGPKEKASRRLWTCLCGNSLYFFNSAKDTHYVEKLDLSGFVSLKDDCTRDRNLEAARLILRMKDGETKLTAPNLESRELWKGFLYSVTDLNVPSCLTLLPGQLQMLKEVVDKERSRRRTRTPTRAPPSPLSVPLVGEIPACFRPVSRTEAEVLLERHPDCGNMLLRPGRDGCSLAVTTRQDLNGSVFRHYRVTQRDQGGYVIDVENPIPCATLHDVIDALVEKTAGTLQPFLLEEPYEENITYVSANDENGEKILHTAPSSPLPKAPALPPKQDRWSSSPVSRSPATDRRILTSPVPASPTNPMRRLILSPSPLAQTLNEELKMKLEKRRASQE, from the exons ATGGCGGCTGCACCCGTCAGGCAGCGCTCCGGGCCAGGCGGATCCCGGGCGCAGCTCCCGCCCTGTTACTACGAAGGATACCTGGAGAAACGAGGACCGAAAGAAAAG GCATCTAGGCGACTGTGGACCTGTCTGTGTGGGAATTCTTTATATTTCTTCAATAGCGCCAAGGACACTCAT TATGTGGAGAAATTGGACCTCAGTGGGTTTGTGTCCCTGAAGGATGACTGCACCAGGGACAGAAACCTTGAGGCAGCCAGGCTCATCCTCCGCATGAAGGATGGAGAAACCAAACTTACA GCACCCAACTTAGAATCAAGGGAGCTGTGGAAAGGTTTCCTCTACTCTGTCACAGat CTGAACgtaccgtcctgtctcacactGCTGCCGGGCCAGCTGCAAATGCTGAAGGAGGTGGTGGACAAAGAAAGGTCCAGACGGAGAACTCGCACTCCCACACGTGCCCCTCCTTCACCTCTCTCCGTGCCTTTAGTAGGAGAGATCCCTGC CTGTTTTCGACCCGTGTCCCGAACAGAGGCTGAAGTCCTTTTAGAGAGACACCCAGACTGTGGCAACATGTTGCTCCGTCCTGGCAGAGATGGATGCTCACTGGCCGTCACTACTCGACAAGACCTCAACGG CTCAGTGTTCAGACATTACCGTGTGACTCAGAGGGACCAAGGAGGTTATGTCATTGACGTCGAAAATCCT aTTCCCTGTGCTACACTTCACGATGTGATTGATGCTCTGGTAGAGAAGACAGCAGGAACTCTACAGCCTTTCCTACTGGAGGAGCCATACGAGGAGAATATCA CCTATGTTTCTGCCAATgatgaaaatggagaaaagatcCTCCACACTGCCCCCTCTAGCCCACTGCCAAAGGCTCCTGCCCTGCCTCCAAAACAAG ATCGCTGGTCCAGTAGTCCAGTGTCCAGGTCTCCTGCCACAGACCGCCGTATCCTGACCTCACCAGTACCGGCCTCGCCCACCAACCCGATGAGACGACTAATTCTCTCGCCTTCACCTCTCGCACAGA CGCTCAATGAGGAACTCAAAATGAAACTGGAGAAGAGACGTGCCAGTCAGGAGTGA
- the LOC113134048 gene encoding semaphorin-4E-like isoform X2 — translation MSPLLSLCVFWLLPLVLMLQEHPPLDHGPRRSVPYGDNAHLFREEGVFNYSTMLLREDLDLLVLGAREAVYALDLNDISKKLASVKWEVTQQQKRECKNKGKDPEVECKNYIRILHKMKDNRMYVCGTNAFDPVCDYMSYADGKLTLQKKGEDGKGKCPFDPFQKYASIMVDNDLYSATSMNFLGSEPVLMRSSPVSIRTEFKSSWLNEPNFISMAQMSESKDNEVGDDDKVYLFFSETAVECDCYNKLVVSRVARVCKGDLGGQRTLQKKWTSFLKARIDCPVLESQLPHVIQDSYRWCDPQQNWKTCLFYAIFTPQSDTVGLSAVCAYRVSDISRVFAEGKYKTPVPVETSFVKWVMYSGEVPVPRPGACINNQAHKVGITQTLDLPDRTLQFIKDRPLMDQAIQPIGEKPLLVHRGATFTRIIVSKVQAADGEKYHVMYIGTEEGTVLKAVNYDGEMFIIEEIQLFQPPKPIKILKISDVTGQLYAGSDYGAAQIPLATCERSLSCVDCVLARDPYCGWDRVVGKCVSLSNSSRDLIQSVKEGNATLCPDTDPVKPMNCSIWPGGNLKLSCPSPSNLAQIRWQLDSHPLIPSARFQLQKDGLLIFNASDSDAGRYRCQSVERSKTDEYTETVAVYHVRIAPAGSGKSGQTSSQTQEGPSIVGLQAAVGLLVVALLALLAWNFYKGHLPLPCGKNNGGQPYEERGLNSHITYQEAGRPAEDKPLVSGRDSSSNNNHARAEAASNNAEENNAPKVNLPSLQYIDDESEI, via the exons ATGAGTCCGCTGCTGTCCCTCTGTGTCTTTTGGCTGCTGCCCCTGGTCTTGATGCTGCAAGAACACCCACCACTGGACCATGGTCCCCGCAGATCTGTTCCCTATG GGGACAACGCTCACCTGTTTCGTGAGGAGGGTGTGTTCAACTACTCCACCATGCTGCTGAGAGAAGACCTGGACCTGCTTGTGCTGGGTGCCAGGGAGGCAGTGTATGCTCTCGACCTTAACGACATCTCCAAGAAACTTGCTTCA GTGAAATGGGAAGTGacacaacagcagaaaagagagtgcaaaaacaaagggaaagaCCCTGAG GTGGAGTGTAAGAACTACATAAGGATTCTGCATAAGATGAAGGATAAtaggatgtatgtgtgtggaacCAATGCTTTTGATCCAGTGTGTGATTACATG TCCTATGCAGATGGGAAGCTCACTCTTCAGAAGAAAGGAGAAGACGGCAAAGGGAAGTGTCCATTTGATCCTTTCCAGAAATATGCCTCCATCATGGTTG ATAATGACCTGTACTCTGCTACTTCAATGAATTTCCTGGGCTCTGAACCCGTCCTGATGCGCAGCTCCCCTGTCTCCATACGCACCGAGTTCAAGAGCTCCTGGCTTAATG AGCCCAACTTCATTTCTATGGCTCAGATGTCAGAGAGCAAGGATAATGAGGTGGGGGATGATGACAAAGTGTACCTGTTCTTCAGTGAGACGGCTGTCGAGTGCGACTGCTACAACAAACTGGTGGTCTCCCGTGTCGCCCGTGTCTGCAAG GGGGATCTTGGAGGTCAGAGGACCTTGCAGAAGAAGTGGACATCCTTCCTAAAGGCCAGAATAGACTGTCCAGTGCTGGAGTCCCAACTGCCACACGTTATACAGGACTCTTACCGCTGGTGTGACCCCCAGCAGAACTGGAAGACCTGTTTATTCTACGCCATCTTCACGCCACAGTC ggaCACAGTAGGCCTTTCTGCAGTGTGTGCGTACCGTGTGTCCGACATCAGCAGGGTATTTGCAGAGGGGAAATACAAGACCCCAGTCCCCGTAGAAACCTCTTTTGTTAAGTGGGTGATGTACAGCGGAGAGGTCCCCGTTCCACGGCCTGGAGCT TGTATTAACAATCAGGCTCATAAGGTGGGTATAACTCAGACTCTGGACCTCCCAGACCGGACCCTTCAGTTTATCAAAGATAGGCCCCTCATGGACCAGGCTATCCAGCCAATAGGAGAGAAGCCTCTGCTGGTGCATCGAGGAGCTACATTTACACGCATCATAGTGAGCAAAGTGCAGGCTGCAGATGGCGAGAAGTACCACGTGATGTATATCGGCACAG AGGAGGGCACTGTGCTGAAAGCAGTGAACTACGATGGAGAGATGTTCATCATAGAGGAAATACAACTTTTCCAGCCTCCAAAACCAATCAAGATTCTAAAAATTTCTGATGTCACG GGTCAGCTCTATGCAGGCTCTGACTATGGAGCAGCACAGATACCACTGGCCACCTGTGAAAGGTCCTTATCCTGTGTGGACTGTGTTCTAGCCAGAGACCCATACTGTGGCTGGGACAGAGTTGTTGGGAAATGTGTTAGCCTTTCTAATTCATCAAG AGATCTAATCCAAAGTGTGAAAGAAGGAAATGCTACTCTGTGTCCAGATACTG ATCCTGTTAAACCCATGAATTGCTCCATCTGGCCGGGCGGCAACCTGAAGCTCAGTTGCCCTTCGCCTTCTAACCTGGCACAGATCAGGTGGCAGCTAGACAGCCACCCTCTGATCCCTTCCGCACGCTTTCAGCTACAAAAAGATGGACTGCTCATCTTCAATGCTTCAGACAGCGATGCTGGTCGGTACCGCTGCCAGTCTGTGGAACGCTCCAAAACCGATGAGTACACAGAAACAGTGGCTGTGTACCATGTCAGAATAGCCCCAGCAGGCTCTGGCAAGAGTGGTCAGACGTCTTCGCAGACTCAGGAAGGCCCTTCCATAGTTGGACTGCAAGCTGCAGTTGGGCTGCTTGTAGTTGCTCTTCTTGCCCTTTTGGCCTGGAACTTTTACAAAGGCCACCTACCTCTGCCCTGTGGTAAGAACAATGGGGGACAGCCCTATGAGGAGAGGGGCCTGAATTCTCACATTACCTACCAAGAGGCAGGGAGGCCTGCAGAAGACAAGCCCCTGGTGTCaggcagagacagcagcagtaATAACAACCATGCCAGAGCAGAGGCAGCATCCAATAATGCAGAGGAGAATAATGCCCCAAAGGTCAATCTTCCATCTCTGCAGTACATTGATGATGAGTCCgaaatttga
- the LOC113134048 gene encoding semaphorin-4E-like isoform X1 produces MSPLLSLCVFWLLPLVLMLQEHPPLDHGPRRSVPYGRDNAHLFREEGVFNYSTMLLREDLDLLVLGAREAVYALDLNDISKKLASVKWEVTQQQKRECKNKGKDPEVECKNYIRILHKMKDNRMYVCGTNAFDPVCDYMSYADGKLTLQKKGEDGKGKCPFDPFQKYASIMVDNDLYSATSMNFLGSEPVLMRSSPVSIRTEFKSSWLNEPNFISMAQMSESKDNEVGDDDKVYLFFSETAVECDCYNKLVVSRVARVCKGDLGGQRTLQKKWTSFLKARIDCPVLESQLPHVIQDSYRWCDPQQNWKTCLFYAIFTPQSDTVGLSAVCAYRVSDISRVFAEGKYKTPVPVETSFVKWVMYSGEVPVPRPGACINNQAHKVGITQTLDLPDRTLQFIKDRPLMDQAIQPIGEKPLLVHRGATFTRIIVSKVQAADGEKYHVMYIGTEEGTVLKAVNYDGEMFIIEEIQLFQPPKPIKILKISDVTGQLYAGSDYGAAQIPLATCERSLSCVDCVLARDPYCGWDRVVGKCVSLSNSSRDLIQSVKEGNATLCPDTDPVKPMNCSIWPGGNLKLSCPSPSNLAQIRWQLDSHPLIPSARFQLQKDGLLIFNASDSDAGRYRCQSVERSKTDEYTETVAVYHVRIAPAGSGKSGQTSSQTQEGPSIVGLQAAVGLLVVALLALLAWNFYKGHLPLPCGKNNGGQPYEERGLNSHITYQEAGRPAEDKPLVSGRDSSSNNNHARAEAASNNAEENNAPKVNLPSLQYIDDESEI; encoded by the exons ATGAGTCCGCTGCTGTCCCTCTGTGTCTTTTGGCTGCTGCCCCTGGTCTTGATGCTGCAAGAACACCCACCACTGGACCATGGTCCCCGCAGATCTGTTCCCTATGGTA GGGACAACGCTCACCTGTTTCGTGAGGAGGGTGTGTTCAACTACTCCACCATGCTGCTGAGAGAAGACCTGGACCTGCTTGTGCTGGGTGCCAGGGAGGCAGTGTATGCTCTCGACCTTAACGACATCTCCAAGAAACTTGCTTCA GTGAAATGGGAAGTGacacaacagcagaaaagagagtgcaaaaacaaagggaaagaCCCTGAG GTGGAGTGTAAGAACTACATAAGGATTCTGCATAAGATGAAGGATAAtaggatgtatgtgtgtggaacCAATGCTTTTGATCCAGTGTGTGATTACATG TCCTATGCAGATGGGAAGCTCACTCTTCAGAAGAAAGGAGAAGACGGCAAAGGGAAGTGTCCATTTGATCCTTTCCAGAAATATGCCTCCATCATGGTTG ATAATGACCTGTACTCTGCTACTTCAATGAATTTCCTGGGCTCTGAACCCGTCCTGATGCGCAGCTCCCCTGTCTCCATACGCACCGAGTTCAAGAGCTCCTGGCTTAATG AGCCCAACTTCATTTCTATGGCTCAGATGTCAGAGAGCAAGGATAATGAGGTGGGGGATGATGACAAAGTGTACCTGTTCTTCAGTGAGACGGCTGTCGAGTGCGACTGCTACAACAAACTGGTGGTCTCCCGTGTCGCCCGTGTCTGCAAG GGGGATCTTGGAGGTCAGAGGACCTTGCAGAAGAAGTGGACATCCTTCCTAAAGGCCAGAATAGACTGTCCAGTGCTGGAGTCCCAACTGCCACACGTTATACAGGACTCTTACCGCTGGTGTGACCCCCAGCAGAACTGGAAGACCTGTTTATTCTACGCCATCTTCACGCCACAGTC ggaCACAGTAGGCCTTTCTGCAGTGTGTGCGTACCGTGTGTCCGACATCAGCAGGGTATTTGCAGAGGGGAAATACAAGACCCCAGTCCCCGTAGAAACCTCTTTTGTTAAGTGGGTGATGTACAGCGGAGAGGTCCCCGTTCCACGGCCTGGAGCT TGTATTAACAATCAGGCTCATAAGGTGGGTATAACTCAGACTCTGGACCTCCCAGACCGGACCCTTCAGTTTATCAAAGATAGGCCCCTCATGGACCAGGCTATCCAGCCAATAGGAGAGAAGCCTCTGCTGGTGCATCGAGGAGCTACATTTACACGCATCATAGTGAGCAAAGTGCAGGCTGCAGATGGCGAGAAGTACCACGTGATGTATATCGGCACAG AGGAGGGCACTGTGCTGAAAGCAGTGAACTACGATGGAGAGATGTTCATCATAGAGGAAATACAACTTTTCCAGCCTCCAAAACCAATCAAGATTCTAAAAATTTCTGATGTCACG GGTCAGCTCTATGCAGGCTCTGACTATGGAGCAGCACAGATACCACTGGCCACCTGTGAAAGGTCCTTATCCTGTGTGGACTGTGTTCTAGCCAGAGACCCATACTGTGGCTGGGACAGAGTTGTTGGGAAATGTGTTAGCCTTTCTAATTCATCAAG AGATCTAATCCAAAGTGTGAAAGAAGGAAATGCTACTCTGTGTCCAGATACTG ATCCTGTTAAACCCATGAATTGCTCCATCTGGCCGGGCGGCAACCTGAAGCTCAGTTGCCCTTCGCCTTCTAACCTGGCACAGATCAGGTGGCAGCTAGACAGCCACCCTCTGATCCCTTCCGCACGCTTTCAGCTACAAAAAGATGGACTGCTCATCTTCAATGCTTCAGACAGCGATGCTGGTCGGTACCGCTGCCAGTCTGTGGAACGCTCCAAAACCGATGAGTACACAGAAACAGTGGCTGTGTACCATGTCAGAATAGCCCCAGCAGGCTCTGGCAAGAGTGGTCAGACGTCTTCGCAGACTCAGGAAGGCCCTTCCATAGTTGGACTGCAAGCTGCAGTTGGGCTGCTTGTAGTTGCTCTTCTTGCCCTTTTGGCCTGGAACTTTTACAAAGGCCACCTACCTCTGCCCTGTGGTAAGAACAATGGGGGACAGCCCTATGAGGAGAGGGGCCTGAATTCTCACATTACCTACCAAGAGGCAGGGAGGCCTGCAGAAGACAAGCCCCTGGTGTCaggcagagacagcagcagtaATAACAACCATGCCAGAGCAGAGGCAGCATCCAATAATGCAGAGGAGAATAATGCCCCAAAGGTCAATCTTCCATCTCTGCAGTACATTGATGATGAGTCCgaaatttga